TAGCGTGCGTTGTGGTGCGCGCGGTGAAGGTTGTAGAGCCACGGGAAGCTGTGGCTCGCGCGGTGCCACCAATATTGTGTCATGTCGTCTAGAACGAGGAACAGCGCAACCGCGACCAGGACATTGAGCCCGGAGAGTGCGCCGGCCCATTCGGGTGCCACCCATCCCATCAGGGCAGCGGATGCAAACAAGATCATCGGCTGCGTCACGACGAGCAGCATCGCCATGCTGACCGCTTCGACGATGCCGTCGTCGCGGGTCTGCTCGTCCTTGGCGAAGAGGTTTGAGCGCCACAGCTCGAGCAGGCCGAAACCGAGATAGATAGCAAGGATGACGATCGAATAAGCAGGCATGGACGTGCTCCTTTGACGCCCTCAGCGATACGTTCTATTCCGTCGAAAGAATGTCAGATATCTTACAATCTGCCAAACGCTCTCTTGGCGCGCCCATGCTGTTTTCGGCGCTGCCGTCGGAATTGCAGGAACGCCTTCGGGCCGACGGATCGCCTCGTCGCTTTGATGGCGGCCAGATCATCGCCCAACGGGGCGACGAAGCGGAGGGGTTCTGGCTTCTCGAGGAGGGATCGGTCTCTATCGGCCAATTCCTTGCCGATGGGGAGTTCCGCGCCGTCGCTGTGATTGGCCCCGGAGATTCGTGGGGCGAACTTGCAATGTTTGCAAACCGTCCGCGCGTTGTAGATGCCGTTGCGCGGACTCGCAGCGAGGTTCGTCACATCCGCTCGCAGGTTTTTGAAGCTTTGCTCCTTGAGCACCCTGAAGCGTCCCGGTTGCTCCTGGGCACGCTTTCACAGCAATTGCAGGAGCTGCTCGACGTCGTGGCAGGTATCAGGCGCGGTTCTGCCGGAGCTCGGGTCGCGGGCATCCTCGCCATGATGGCGGAAGGGAACGACCTACCCGTGCGAATTGCGATTTCCCAGCAGGAGCTGGCGGATCTGCTCGGGCTTACCCGCGCAACTGTGAACATCGCGCTCAAGGAGCTGGAGCAACTCAGTCTGGTGCGGCGCGCCTACCGCTCGATCGAGGTGCTCGACCGGGAGAGACTCGCCAATATCGCAATTGGTTAGCAACGGTAGAGCAGCCTCATTTCTCTATTCCGCGCGAGACCGGTTTGATCGGAATCTTGAGATACCGCACGCCGTTGTTCTCCGCTTCGGGGAATTTGCCTGCGCGAATATTTACCTGGATCGAGGGGAGTAGGAGCCGCGGCACGGCAAGATCGCTGTCGCGCGCCTCGCGCATGGCGACGAATTCGTCTTCGGTCACGCCATCATGCACATGGACGCTTTTTCGACGCTGCTCGCCCACGCTGGTTTCCCAACGAAACTCTTCGCGTCCCGGCGCCTTGTAGTCGTGGCAAAGATACAGTTTTGTATCGTCTGGAAGGGAAAGGAGACGCCTGATCGACCGGTACAGCTGCCTCGCATCGCCTCCGGGAAAGTCGGCCCGCGCTGTGCCGTAGTCGGGCATGAAGAGAGTATCGCCGACCCATACGTGTTTGCCGATCTTGTAGGCGACGTCCGCAGGAGTATGTCCGGGCACGTGCAGTACCTCCACTTCGAGGTCGCCAATCGCGAATGTCTCGCCATCAGCAAACAGCCGGTCGAAATCGGACCCGTCGGTTTTCAACGTGTGATCGGCAAACACCGGGCGGAATATCTTCTGCACCGATTTGATGTGCTCGCCGATACCGATCTTGGCCCCGGTCTTCGCCTTGATCATTGGAGCAGCCGAAAGATGGTCTGCATGGGCATGGGTTTCGAGCACCCAGTCGATAGTCACTCCCTCTTCGCTGGCAGCATCGATCATGGCCTGGGCTGATCGCACGTCCGCCTCGCCCGATGCGAGATCGAAATCCAGGACAGGATCTATGATGGCCCCGCGTTTGGTTGCGGGATCCCAGACAAGATAGCTTACCGTATTTGTCGGCTCGTCGAAAAATGCGCGGACTTGGGGATCGGTCACCGGAATCTCCATTGGGGTAGTGAATCACTCTTGACATATATTAGCATTTGCTTATTTAGCAAGTTCTAATGAAAAAGACGATCCATCCTCCTCTCGATCCAGCCGAGTTTGCCGCCCGTGCGGGCGAAGTCGCTGCGCTTCTGAAAGCGCTCGGTAACGACCGGCGCCTGATGATCATGTGCAAGCTGGCCGAAAATGGCGAACTCAGCGTCGGTGCACTCGCCATGGAGGTGGGGTTGTCGCAATCTGCCTTGTCCCAGCATCTGGCGAAATTGCGCGCGGAAGATCTGGTGGCTGCCCGCAAGGAAGCACAAACGGCCTTTTACCGCATCGCCGATCCGCGCTGCGAAGCGCTGCTGGCCACCCTGTACCAACTCTATTGTTCCTGAGGAGAAACCATATGGCGATCCGAACCATCAGCCCAGCCGAAGCGGCAAGTCTCGTCAAATCGGGCGCGCGCCTGATCGACATCCGTGCACCGGACGAATTCCGCCGCGCAAAAGCGAATGAGGCGGAGAACCGCCCGCTCGATAGCCTGTTCGAGGTCGAAGGCACGGACCCCGTCGTTTTCATGTGCAAATCGGGAATGCGCACGGGGGCCAATTCTGCGCGGCTGCAAACCTGCTGCGCCGGCGATGCTTACATCGTTGATGGCGGTCTCGACGCGTGGCGGAGCTCGGGACTTCCTGTTGAGGAAGATGCATCCCAACCTATCGAGATCATGCGCCAGGTGCAGATCGCAGCAGGCATCCTGATCCTCGTCGGTGTTGTCCTCGGCACGCTGACATCGCCTCTATGGTACGGGCTCTCGGGTTTTGTCGGCGCAGGCCTCCTGTTTGCCGGTGTAACCGGCTGGTGTGGCATGGCGAACCTTCTTTCACTAATGCCGTGGAACCGGCGCGCGTCGGCCTGACCAGCTGATGGATCCCACCACGATACTCGCGGCAATCCTGGCCGGGGCGATCATCGGCTTTATACTGGGCATGGTAGGCGGCGGAGGCTCGATTCTGGCCGTGCCTCTCCTGATTTACGTGGTCGGTGTGGATAGCACGCACACAGCAATCGGGACTGCGGCCGTTGCTGTCGCCCTTAATGCCGCGATCGGTCTTGCGGTTCACATTCGGGGCGGCAACGTGAAATGGTCGTGTGCTCTTGTCTTCGCTGCCTTTGCCGTGATCGGAGCCGCGCTAGGCGCCGAACTCGGAAAATCGGTCGACGGAGCAAGCCTCCTTGCCCTGTTCGCTCTGCTGATGATCGGCGTCGGCGCGCTTACGATACGTGAGCGCAAGGGCGGGTCCAATCCGGATGTCAGACTCCAACGCTCGACCGCGGGGGTACTTCTACCAAAGCTGGTGCCCGCCGGGTTTGCCGTGGGCGGCTTTTCCGGTTTCTTCGGGATCGGTGGCGGTTTTTTGATCGTGCCCGGGCTGATCGGAGCGACCGCCATGCCTATTGCCGCTGCTATTTCATCTTCCCTGCTGGTGATTACCGCCGTCGGAACCACGACGGCGCTTTCTTACGCACTGTCTGGATATGTCGACTGGCTGCTGGTTGCCTATCTCGGTCTTGGAGGTGTACTCGGAGCCGCCGCAGGCAAATTTGCTCTAACCCGTGTGAGTGCAAAAGGGCGAGCGATGGAAATAGGCTTCGGAGCGCTTGTCGTCGCGGTGGGATCGGCGATATTGATCTCCGAATACGTCCTTTAGGCTCAGGTCATCTACCTTCTTCGACACCGGGCATCGCATTGAGCTGCTCAAGGCTCGTCACACTATCGCAGCGATTGGCAGCGCCCGCTTCTTCGTCATCACCGCCAAACTGCGTGATCGCAACGAAACCAGCAACGACGAGCAACACAAACACCGTGGTGACGGTGCCGAGATATTGATCGATGACCTTCTTGATGGGCGCGCCGAACGCCTGAAACAGGATCCCCACCACCATGAAGATAAGCGCCCTTCCCGCGATTGCGGCAGCGGTAAAAGTCAGCAGGTCCATTTCGATGAAGCCTGCGGTGATCGTCATCAG
The Erythrobacter sp. THAF29 DNA segment above includes these coding regions:
- a CDS encoding MBL fold metallo-hydrolase; amino-acid sequence: MEIPVTDPQVRAFFDEPTNTVSYLVWDPATKRGAIIDPVLDFDLASGEADVRSAQAMIDAASEEGVTIDWVLETHAHADHLSAAPMIKAKTGAKIGIGEHIKSVQKIFRPVFADHTLKTDGSDFDRLFADGETFAIGDLEVEVLHVPGHTPADVAYKIGKHVWVGDTLFMPDYGTARADFPGGDARQLYRSIRRLLSLPDDTKLYLCHDYKAPGREEFRWETSVGEQRRKSVHVHDGVTEDEFVAMREARDSDLAVPRLLLPSIQVNIRAGKFPEAENNGVRYLKIPIKPVSRGIEK
- a CDS encoding helix-turn-helix transcriptional regulator gives rise to the protein MKKTIHPPLDPAEFAARAGEVAALLKALGNDRRLMIMCKLAENGELSVGALAMEVGLSQSALSQHLAKLRAEDLVAARKEAQTAFYRIADPRCEALLATLYQLYCS
- a CDS encoding DUF2892 domain-containing protein — encoded protein: MRQVQIAAGILILVGVVLGTLTSPLWYGLSGFVGAGLLFAGVTGWCGMANLLSLMPWNRRASA
- a CDS encoding Crp/Fnr family transcriptional regulator, with amino-acid sequence MLFSALPSELQERLRADGSPRRFDGGQIIAQRGDEAEGFWLLEEGSVSIGQFLADGEFRAVAVIGPGDSWGELAMFANRPRVVDAVARTRSEVRHIRSQVFEALLLEHPEASRLLLGTLSQQLQELLDVVAGIRRGSAGARVAGILAMMAEGNDLPVRIAISQQELADLLGLTRATVNIALKELEQLSLVRRAYRSIEVLDRERLANIAIG
- a CDS encoding sulfite exporter TauE/SafE family protein translates to MDPTTILAAILAGAIIGFILGMVGGGGSILAVPLLIYVVGVDSTHTAIGTAAVAVALNAAIGLAVHIRGGNVKWSCALVFAAFAVIGAALGAELGKSVDGASLLALFALLMIGVGALTIRERKGGSNPDVRLQRSTAGVLLPKLVPAGFAVGGFSGFFGIGGGFLIVPGLIGATAMPIAAAISSSLLVITAVGTTTALSYALSGYVDWLLVAYLGLGGVLGAAAGKFALTRVSAKGRAMEIGFGALVVAVGSAILISEYVL